TATCAGCTAACTCTACTTGCAGCGGATTTTGAATAGCATTGGAATAAAAACCAAGTTTTGAAACCTGATTTGTAATAGCCTTAACATAACTGGGGTGTGAATGACCAATGGAAATCACAGCATGACCTCCGTAAAGATCTAAATATTCAACTTCTTTTTCGTCATAGACATGCATGTCTACACCAGAAACTGGGGTTACATTATATAATGGATAAACGTCAAATAATGGCATTTTAATTCTTTTTAATTTGATTAATTTTCTCGAAAGAAGCAACTATACCTTGTATCAAAGCAGAGCTTAAACCTTGATGTTCCATAGCATTTAACCCCTCAATAGTACAACCACTTGGTGTTGTAACCCGGTCTATTTCTTGCTCTGGGTGTCTACCAGACTCCAATAATAAACTAGCGGCTCCAAAACATGTTTGCGTTGCTAATTGATGTGCTTCGTGGGCTTCAAAACCTAATTGAATAGCTCCTTGTGTTGTCGCACGCACAAGGCGCATCCAGAACGCAATTCCACTCGCACAAATAACAGTTGCCGCCTGAATTAAATCTTCAGGAATTACTAAAGTTGTTCCTAATTGATTAAAAACATCTTGTGCTAAAACTACTTTGTCTTGAGCTTTTTCATTAGCAGCAATACAAGTCATCGATTTCCCAATTGAAATTGCGGTATTAGGCATCACCCTAATAATATTTTTATCATTTCCAATAATCCCTTCAATTCTAGGAATATCAACGCCAGCTGCTACAGAAATTATGATATGCTTATCTGTTATTTTTGAAGCGACACTTTGTAAAACTGCATCAATATGTTTTGGTTGCAGCGCAAAAATAACCATATTGCTTTGTTCGATAGCCAAAACATTGTCCTTAGTTACGCTAACATTTTCGACAATCTTATAATCATCCACATTCGTGGTGTTTTTGTCACTTAGATACAACGAGGTAAACGTCTTATTCTTAATAAGACCTTTTGCAATGGCGCTTCCTAAATTTCCAGTTCCAATAATGGCTATTTTCATAATAACTCTTTTTTCCTCCCCTAACCCCTCCAAAGGAGGGGAACTCGAGCGTGTTTACTCTTTATTAAATAATCTTTTTTACCACAATCCATTTCTCCCCTTTGGGAAGGCTAGGTGGGATTTAAAAATACGTTGCTTTTAATTGCAAACCTGTTGTTTCCTCTAAACCAAACATTAAATTCATATTTTGAATTGCCTGTCCAGATGCGCCTTTCAATAAATTATCTGTAATACTTGTTACTAACAATTTATTGTTGTGTTTATGCAAATGTATTAAACACTTATTGGTGTTGACCACTTGTTTTAAATGTAAAACCTCATCAGATACAAACGTGAATTTAGCGTCTTTATAAAACGCTTTAAACATATCTTTTGCTTCATTTAACGTGCCTTCAAAATTGGTATAAAGGGTTGCGAAAATACCTCTTGAAAAATTTCCTCGATTTGGCATAAATAAAATCTCCGAACCAAAACTATTTTGCAATTGTTTAACCGATTGAGTTATCTCACCCAAATGCTGGTGTGTAAATGGTTTATAATACGAAAAATTATTATCTCTCCAAGGAAAATGCGACGTATCAGACAATGACGTTCCAGCTCCTGTTGCCCCTGTTACGGCATTTATATGCACATCATTACTCAATAAATTTTGCTGCGCTAATGGCAACAATGCTAATTGAATTGTTGTTGCAAAACATCCTGGATTTGCTATATAATTCGCTTTTTTAATAGCATCTCTTTGCAATTCTGGTAAACCGTAAACAAACGTTTTCTCCTGAAACACTTTATCATTTTCAAGACGGAAATCATTACCTAAATCAATAATCTTCGTATTATCAGAAAAAGTATTCGCTGATAAAAATTTCACAGAGTTTCCATGACCTAAACACAAAAACAACACATCAACCTTTGGATTAACTGTGTCCGTAAACTTCATATCTAAATCACCCAATAAATCTTGGTGAACACTGCTTATTTTATTTCCTGCATTGGAGGTACTATACACAAAGTTAATTTCAGCTTTCGGGTGATTAATTAACAATCTAATTAATTCCCCTGCTGTGTAACCTGCTCCTCCAATAATACCTACTTGAATCATTTTTAAGAATTTACTTGATGATATATTTTATTTTGATTTCCAATAATTTTGATGAATCCTTTTGCTTCATCAGCAGTCCAACCACTATTCTCTTCACCATAACTACCAAACTTGGCGTTCATTAAATCGTGCTCAGAGCTAATCCCATCTAAATTAAAATGGTAAGGTCTTAAAGTAACGAATACATCGCCACTTACTTTATCTTGACTACTTTGCAAAAAGGCTTCAATATTCCTCATAACAGGATCTAAATATTGACCTTCATGCAAATGCATACCGTAGAAACTTGCCAAATATTCTTTATGTTGCAATTGCCACTTCGTAAGCGTGTGTTTTTCTAACAAATGATGTGCTTTAATAGTAATTAAGGCAGCAGGCGCTTCAAAACCTACACGACCTTTAATACCTACAATGGTATCTCCCACATGAATATCGCGACCAATCGCATATGCTTTAGCTAGATTATTTAAAGTTTCAATGTTTATTTCTGAGTCGTTTTCAATACCGTTTACGGCAACTAATTCTCCTTTTTCAAACGTTAATTTTACTTTTTCATCTTCAGCATGTTTCAATTGTGAAGGGTATGCACTATCCGGCAACGGTTTATCCGACGTCAACGTTTCAGAACCTCCAACACTGGTTCCCCAAAGCCCTTTGTTTACCGAGTATTTTGCTTTTTCCCAAGACATATCAATTCCATTGGCTTTTAAATAGTCAATTTCTTCTTGTCTGGTTAATTTTTCATCTCTAATTGGCGTGATAATTTTAATTTCGGGTGCCAATGTTTGAAAAATCATATCGAAACGTACTTGGTCGTTTCCTGCACCCGTACTGCCATGTGCAATATATTCCGCATTTATACTTTTAGCATATTCAACAATTTCAATAGCTTGGATAATACGTTCTGCACTTACAGAAAGCGGGTATGTGTTGTTTTTTAACACATTACCAAAAATTAAATACTTAACTACTTTTTGGTAAAATGTAGCTACAGCATCTATATTTTTATAGGTTGAAACGCCCATTTTATAAGCGTTCGATTCAATATGTTCTATTTCTGCTTTTGTAAATCCACCGGTATTAACACTTACCGCATGTACATCATACTCTTTAGATAAACTTACTGCACAGTACGACGTATCTAATCCGCCACTATATGCTATTACTAGTTTTTTCATGTGTTTATATTTATTGTTTTTCAATGGTCACATGCTGTTCGCTATCAATCATTCCCTTTGAGAATGAAAATTTAGAACAAGCTCGTTTCATATTATTATATTTGTATAACTTATTTTCTACTTTATTTTAATTGTCTAATTTCAGATTCAAAACACGCATTCACATAATATCTAAAATTTAATTCATCTCTTAATTTTCCTAATTTCTCAAGTTCTTCAACTAATACAACAGACATTTTAGATAAGGTAACATGTGTCATCCCTAACAATTCGTTGTAATGATGCACTTTAGGTGTTTGAGCAATTGAAATAAGAAACGTATCACTAAATAATTCGGTCATTCTAGCCATTAATAACAAACCAA
The genomic region above belongs to Mariniflexile litorale and contains:
- the proC gene encoding pyrroline-5-carboxylate reductase, whose protein sequence is MKIAIIGTGNLGSAIAKGLIKNKTFTSLYLSDKNTTNVDDYKIVENVSVTKDNVLAIEQSNMVIFALQPKHIDAVLQSVASKITDKHIIISVAAGVDIPRIEGIIGNDKNIIRVMPNTAISIGKSMTCIAANEKAQDKVVLAQDVFNQLGTTLVIPEDLIQAATVICASGIAFWMRLVRATTQGAIQLGFEAHEAHQLATQTCFGAASLLLESGRHPEQEIDRVTTPSGCTIEGLNAMEHQGLSSALIQGIVASFEKINQIKKN
- the argC gene encoding N-acetyl-gamma-glutamyl-phosphate reductase — its product is MIQVGIIGGAGYTAGELIRLLINHPKAEINFVYSTSNAGNKISSVHQDLLGDLDMKFTDTVNPKVDVLFLCLGHGNSVKFLSANTFSDNTKIIDLGNDFRLENDKVFQEKTFVYGLPELQRDAIKKANYIANPGCFATTIQLALLPLAQQNLLSNDVHINAVTGATGAGTSLSDTSHFPWRDNNFSYYKPFTHQHLGEITQSVKQLQNSFGSEILFMPNRGNFSRGIFATLYTNFEGTLNEAKDMFKAFYKDAKFTFVSDEVLHLKQVVNTNKCLIHLHKHNNKLLVTSITDNLLKGASGQAIQNMNLMFGLEETTGLQLKATYF
- a CDS encoding argininosuccinate synthase domain-containing protein: MKKLVIAYSGGLDTSYCAVSLSKEYDVHAVSVNTGGFTKAEIEHIESNAYKMGVSTYKNIDAVATFYQKVVKYLIFGNVLKNNTYPLSVSAERIIQAIEIVEYAKSINAEYIAHGSTGAGNDQVRFDMIFQTLAPEIKIITPIRDEKLTRQEEIDYLKANGIDMSWEKAKYSVNKGLWGTSVGGSETLTSDKPLPDSAYPSQLKHAEDEKVKLTFEKGELVAVNGIENDSEINIETLNNLAKAYAIGRDIHVGDTIVGIKGRVGFEAPAALITIKAHHLLEKHTLTKWQLQHKEYLASFYGMHLHEGQYLDPVMRNIEAFLQSSQDKVSGDVFVTLRPYHFNLDGISSEHDLMNAKFGSYGEENSGWTADEAKGFIKIIGNQNKIYHQVNS